One genomic segment of bacterium includes these proteins:
- a CDS encoding transposase, translated as MNKDKKQRLDVDPILEKISSHIPDDEIDFLFPFRNYNTQGRLREFKTSQLYRVHILTMIKGVTSFNKVCAEMKSRRSFRDFCYFKNKRSTPIKRILSEFRDYLKPSGFEEITQLITLTFLNTVKLPVIKVAVPDATDMPASCNGFAKKNANALERANVPGSIPLKERLKVKGLKRAAKVLTLLDIKSIPYASG; from the coding sequence AGATTTCCTCTCATATACCTGACGATGAGATAGATTTCCTTTTCCCATTTAGGAATTATAACACTCAGGGACGGTTAAGAGAATTTAAAACGAGTCAACTTTACAGGGTACATATATTAACTATGATCAAAGGAGTTACTTCATTCAATAAAGTGTGTGCCGAGATGAAATCCAGAAGGTCTTTTCGGGATTTTTGTTATTTTAAAAACAAGAGGTCGACCCCGATAAAACGTATTCTATCTGAGTTTAGAGACTACCTAAAACCTTCTGGGTTTGAAGAGATCACTCAACTAATCACATTAACCTTTTTAAATACGGTCAAACTGCCCGTTATCAAGGTTGCTGTTCCAGACGCAACGGATATGCCAGCAAGTTGCAATGGCTTTGCTAAAAAAAATGCAAATGCACTGGAGCGTGCGAATGTCCCAGGGAGTATACCGCTCAAGGAGCGGCTAAAGGTAAAAGGACTAAAAAGAGCGGCCAAAGTCCTTACTTTGTTGGATATAAAAAGCATACCTTACGCCTCTGGCTAA